A single window of Salvia splendens isolate huo1 chromosome 8, SspV2, whole genome shotgun sequence DNA harbors:
- the LOC121745340 gene encoding probable serine/threonine-protein kinase PBL5, with protein MGCFSCARSSHKKQYKKKKLAIDDRTPSDHSKASLYRSIKDPKLVSQSSNGSLSPSSDAGSNIFEARNFALADLVAATENFKDGNFLGEGGFGPVYKGRLPNGEIVAIKQLDRNGSQGIREFVAEVLTLSNAEHSNLVKLIGYCAEGDQRLLVYEYMPLGCLQDLLHDIYPGSEVLDWNSRMKIAAGAAEGLEYLHTKMSPPIIYRDLKCSNILLGKGYNSKLSDFGLAKEGPSGDKTHVSTRVMGTYGYCAPDYAMTGQLNFKSDIYSFGVVLLEILTGRRAVDYTKSGPEQNLVDWARPLFKDRKRFHEMADPALEGHYPVRGLYQALAIAAMCIQEQPNIRPNIGDIVKALKYLASQHYDQHNSSPYTRRNKYEHKAEIITKSEDE; from the exons ACCACTCAAAGGCGAGCCTGTATAGATCTATTAAAGATCCTAAACTAGTGTCTCAATCCTCAAATGGCAGCTTGAGTCCTAGCTCTGATGCGGGGAGCAATATCTTCGAAGCGAGGAACTTTGCCCTCGCTGACTTAGTTGCTGCAACAGAGAATTTCAAGGATGGAAATTTTCTTGGTGAGGGAGGATTTGGACCAGTCTATAAAGGTCGTTTACCCAATGGCGAG ATTGTGGCCATTAAGCAACTAGATCGCAACGGCTCTCAAGGAATTAGGGAATTTGTGGCCGAAGTTTTAACACTAAGCAATGCAGAGCACTCTAATCTTGTCAAACTAATAGGCTATTGTGCCGAGGGAGATCAAAGGTTGTTAGTCTATGAATATATGCCCCTAGGTTGTTTGCAGGACCTTTTACATG ACATCTACCCCGGCAGTGAGGTCCTTGACTGGAATAGCAGGATGAAGATAGCAGCGGGGGCAGCAGAAGGGTTGGAGTATTTGCATACAAAGATGTCGCCACCAATAATATACCGTGATTTGAAGTGTTCCAACATATTGCTCGGGAAGGGATATAATTCCAAACTATCGGACTTTGGTTTAGCGAAGGAGGGGCCGAGTGGAGACAAAACTCATGTTTCCACAAGAGTGATGGGCACGTATGGATACTGTGCTCCTGATTATGCTATGACTGGCCAACTCAACTTCAAGTCGGATATCTATAGCTTTGGTGTAGTTCTTTTGGAGATCTTGACAGGAAGGAGAGCTGTCGACTATACAAAATCTGGTCCCGAGCAAAATCTAGTTGATTGG GCACGGCCGCTGTTCAAAGACAGGAAGAGGTTCCACGAGATGGCAGATCCGGCTCTGGAGGGGCACTATCCGGTGAGGGGGTTGTACCAAGCCCTGGCGATCGCTGCAATGTGCATCCAAGAGCAGCCTAACATAAGGCCGAACATTGGAGACATCGTGAAGGCGCTCAAGTATCTTGCTTCACAGCATTACGATCAACACAATTCCAGCCCTTATACGAGAAGGAACAAATACGAACATAAAGCTGAGATCATCACCAAATCGGAAGACGAGTAA